In the Candidatus Omnitrophota bacterium genome, CCACGGAGGCTTTGAGAGATGCGGAGATTGTCTACACCGATGTATGGATTAGTATGGGAGATGAGGAAGAGAGTGATCGAAGACGGCGGGATTTCCGGGGCTATCAGATCAATGAGCAGCTTACTCAACGCGCGCATCCCTCCTTTGTCTTTATGCACTGCTTGCCTGCGCACCGCGGTGAGGAAGTTGATAACGTAATCATGGAAGGGCCCCATTCGTGTGTATTTGATCAGGCGGAAAACAGGTTGCATATTCAGAAGGCCGTTTTTATGACCTGGCTGGGCAATAAAGAGTAGGAGATCGAGTATGGCAAAATCCAAGAAAGTGGTTCTGGCCTATTCCGGCGGTCTGGACACGTCAGTTATTGTGAAGTGGTTGGCCTTGAGAGGCTGGGAGGTTGCTGCCTGCTTAGTGGACGTGGGACAGCCGGGTGATTTGAAGAGCTTGGCGGACCGGGCCAGGGGCGCAGGCGCGAGCAAGGTGGTCATCAAGGACCTCAAGCGCGCTTTTGTGAAAGAATTTTGTTTTCCGTCTCTTAAGGCCAATGCGTTATACGAAGGTGTGTATCCTTTAGCCACTGCTTTGGCCCGGCCGTTAATTGCCAAGGCCCTGGTGGACGTGGCCAAGCAGTGGGGGGCCAAGGCCGTGGCGCACGGCTGCACAGGCAAGGGCAATGACCAAGTGCGTTTTGAGGTGGGCATCCGGACTCTGGGCAAGGGCTTTGAAATTGTCGCGCCTGTGCGCGAGTGGGAGTTTAAGACCCGGGAGCAAGAAATCGAATTTGCGAAGGTCCAGAAGATTCCTCTGGACATTACCAAGAAAAGTCCGTACAGCATTGATGAGAATTTGTGGGGTGTGGCTATTGAGTGCGGGATTTTGGAGAATCCTTGGGTTGCCCCGCCTGAGGAGGCCTTTTTATGGACGCGTTCCCCCGAGGACGCGCCCAACCGGCCGCAGGAGATCAGCATAGGCTTCTCCAAAGGGGTGCCGGTTTCTTTGGACGGAAAAAAAGAAGATTCTGTGAACTTGGTCCAGACCCTCAACAAACTCGGAGCCAAGCACGGAATCGGCCGCATGGATTTGGTGGAAAGCCGCTTGGTGGGTATCAAGTCCCGGGAGATCTATGAGGCTCCGGGCGCGACGATTCTCTTGGAAGCGCATCAGGACCTGGAGCGCCTTGTATTGGACCGGGAGCTTTTGCATTTTAAACAAGGACTTTCGGTGAAGTACGGGGAGCTCGTTTACTACGGTCTTTGGTATTCACCGCTAAGAGAGGCATTAGATGCCTTTGTGGAGAGATCCCAGGAAAACGTGACGGGTGTTGTGCGGGTGCGTTTGTACCGGGGTAAGGTTCAGGTGGTGGGCCGTCAGTCCCCACATTCCCTATATAAGGAAGCGTTGGCGACCTACGGCGAAGGGGATGTCTTTGATCAGAAACTTGCGGACGGTTTTGTCCGCTTATGGGGATTGCCCTATGAGCAGTAAATTGTGGGGAGGCCGTTTCTCAAAACCGGCGGATGCGCTCTTTGAGCAGTTCTCCCAAAGTCTTAGCTATGACTGGAAGCTGGCTGCTTATGATATTGAGGGCTCAATGGCGCATGCCCGCATGCTTGCAAAGTGCCGTTTGGTGACTGCGGCTGAGGGCAGGAAGCTGGTGGAGGGGCTCAAGGCCTTGGCAAAAGCGCTCGATCAGAAAAGACTTGAGCCGGATTCCGCTTGCGAGGATGTGCATACCGCAATCCATCAGGCGCTCAGAAGCCGGGTGGGCAAGGTCGCGGACAAACTGCATACCGCCCGGAGTCGTAACGACCAGGTGAATTTGGATACCCGGCTTTATCTGAAGCACGAGCTCAAGGAGATCCTTGTCCATGCGCAGAATCTCCAAAAGGCCCTGGTGAGTGCGGCCCGGAAATCCGGGGATACGGTCCTGCCCGGATACACGCATTTGCAGCGGGCACAGCCTGTCTTGGCGGCGCATCATCTTCTAGCTTATGTGGAGATGCTGGAAAGGGACAAAGGGCGGCTGCAGGATGCACTCAAACGGGTGGATGTGCTGCCTTTGGGGTCCGGTGCCTTGGCGGGAACCACATTAGCGATTGACCGGGAGTTCATGCGCAAAGCTCTGGGATTTGCCAAGCTCTCCGAAAACAGCATGGACGCAGTGAGCGATAGGGACTTTGTATTGGAAGTCCTTGCAGACCTCTCGATCCTCGGCCTTCATTTGTCACGGTTTTGTGAGGACGGGATTCTTTGGGTTTCGAGTGAGTTCGGTTTTGCGGCACTGGACCAGGCTTATTGCACAGGTTCAAGCATGATGCCTCAAAAGCAAAACCCGGATTCCTTGGAACTCATCCGGGGGATGAGCGGGCGTTTGCTGGGGGCTTTTCAATCGCTTGCCGTGACGGTCAAAGGATTGCCTTTGACCTACAATCGGGATTTACAGTGGGACAAGTTGCCGCTCTTTGAATCCGTGGAATTGAGCAAGAATGCCTTGCAGATTTTGGCGGGTGTGGCCAAAGGTTTGCGGTGGAACCGGGAGGTGTTGAAAGAGGTGTGCCTCGATGAGAGCCTCTTAGCCACGGACGTGGCGGAGTATTTGGTCTCTAAGGGAGTGGCGTTCGCGGACTCCCATCGAGTGGTAGGCGTCCTGGTATCAAATAGTCTGGAGCAGGGGAAGTCCATCTCCTCTTACAGCGTGAAAGAACTCCAGAAATTTTCCAGGGCCTTTGAATCGGATATTTCGAAGGTATTAAGTGTTGAAGGAGCCCTCCGGCGGCGCAATCAACCCGGCAGCACAGCCCCGGCAAAGGTCCGGGCCAGTCTGGTGCGTTGGGAACAGCGTCTCCGCCGGTGACCTTCACGAGGAGCTTTCAATGAACGAACCGAACGAGCAGAGAGAACAGCAGGACGGTGGGTCCGAGGATCTACAGAAGCGGCGCCGGCGCCGCGGAAGGCGTCGGTGGAAGAACCGGGGAGGATCCTCAAGTTCTGGAAGCCCCGAAGAATCCCAGCCGGGTGCGCTTGAGAATCAATCTTCCGATGAAGATCCCGAAACGCCCGGGGGGCAGGAAGCAGAGGGGCAAATTCAACAGGGCGAAGTAGCGGTTCAGGAGGTTCAGGAGGAGACTGCAGAGACAATCTCGCCGGCGGTGTGGGAAATCCCTCAGGACAGGCCCGAGGGATTTGGGTATCGTAAAGGCCAGCTCTACTGTGAGGCCGTGGCCATAACGCCTATCTTGGAGCGCGTGGGCACGCCCACGTATATTTACAGTTATCACCTGTTAATGTCGCGCTACCAGCGTTTCTTTGAAGCTTTTCAGGAACTTAACCCGCTCATTTGCTATTCCATGAAAGCCAACGGCTCTTTGGCCGTTCTCAAGGCCCTGACGGACACGGGTGCAGGTTTGGATATTGTTTCCGGCGGGGAGCTTTACAAGGCACAGCGTGTGGGCTTGGAAGGAGACCGTATTGTCTTTGCCGGTGTAGGAAAGACAGCGGCCGAGATTGAGGAAGCTCTGCACGCCAAGATCTTGCTCTTTAATGTGGAATCTATCGAGGAACTGCAACTCATTAACCAAGTCGCCGGGAAGATGCGTGTCAAGGCCTCCGTGAGCCTGCGCATTAACCCGGATGTACAGCCTGGCACGCATAACTACATGACAACGGGCAAGGCCGGAACCAAGTTTGGTTTGGATCTGCAAACGGTTCAGGATTTGTTTCAGTACCGGGATCAATACGCGAACATTAAGTTCAGCGGTGTCCATCTGCACATTGGTTCGCAGATTACACAGATTCAGCCTTTTGCGGACGCCCTTCAAAAGGTTGTGCCGTTGATCCAGCAATGCAAGGAGCAGGGACATCCCCTGGAGTGGGTGAATCTGGGCGGCGGGCTCGGTATTGATTATAGGGACGGGGCAGAAGGGTCTCCCGAGGAACTGGCCCAGGCAGTCATTCCCATACTCAAGGAGCTGGGTGTCAAATTGATCTTAGAACCCGGGCGCTTTATTGTGGGGCCTGCAGGTGTCTTGGCGGGCAAGATTCTGTATGTGAAGGAAACGCCGGCCAAGAAATTTGTGATCACGGATATCGGCATGAATGACCTGATGCGGCCTGCTCTATACCAGGCGTATCACCGGATTACTCCGGTCAAACAGCCGCCCGAGGAGGCCATGCAACTGCAGATTGCGGATGTAGTCGGTCCTGTCTGCGAAACGGGGGATTTTGTGGCGCAAGACAGAGAGATGGCGCCGGTTGCAGCGGGGGATTTTCTTGTTGTCAGCGAGGCCGGCGCGTACGGGTTCTCTATGGCAAGTAATTACAATGCACGACTGCGTCCTGCGGAGGTCTTTGTTATCGGGGATCACTACTACATTGTGCGGGAGCGTGAGGAATATCCGGATCTGATCAAGGGAGAGAGTATTCCGCTGGAGTTGACCTAGTGGTTGATGTTATTGCGATCCTTACCTTGTCATTCCGAGCGCAGCGAAGGGATTTTTGCGGAACGAAGATTGCTTGGTCGCTTCGCTCCCCGCAATGACGGAGAGTGGTGCTGTTGACTTGAAAACCGAATGTTCTGGTTGACCGGCTGGACTGAAAAGGAGATTGCAATGTTTAAGGGTTCGCTCGTTGCTTTGGTAACCCCCTTCAAGAATGGAGAGGTGGATACAAACACGCTGCGGAAGCTGGTGAAGTGGCATATCGATCAGGGGACTGACGGGATTGTGCCTTGCGGCACTACCGGGGAATCCGCAACTCTGAGCCATGAAGAACACCACTTGGTTATTTCTACGGTGGTGGAGGCTGCAGCCGGCAAGGTTAAGGTCTTGGCCGGCACGGGGTCCAACAATACTGCCGAAGCCGTGGAGCTCACGCAGCATGCGGAAAAGGCAGGGGCAGACGGCGCGCTTTTGATCTGTCCTTATTACAACAAACCCTCTCAGGAGGGGCTATATCGGCATTTCAAAGCCATTGCCGCTTCCGTGAGGTTTCCGCTGGTTCCGTACAATATTCCCGGCCGTACCAGCGTGAATATGCTGCCTCAGACCTTAGCGCGCTTGGCTGAGGATTTTCCCAATATTTGGGGTGTCAAGGAAGCTACGGGGGATCTAAACCAGGTGAGCCGCACC is a window encoding:
- a CDS encoding argininosuccinate synthase, yielding MAKSKKVVLAYSGGLDTSVIVKWLALRGWEVAACLVDVGQPGDLKSLADRARGAGASKVVIKDLKRAFVKEFCFPSLKANALYEGVYPLATALARPLIAKALVDVAKQWGAKAVAHGCTGKGNDQVRFEVGIRTLGKGFEIVAPVREWEFKTREQEIEFAKVQKIPLDITKKSPYSIDENLWGVAIECGILENPWVAPPEEAFLWTRSPEDAPNRPQEISIGFSKGVPVSLDGKKEDSVNLVQTLNKLGAKHGIGRMDLVESRLVGIKSREIYEAPGATILLEAHQDLERLVLDRELLHFKQGLSVKYGELVYYGLWYSPLREALDAFVERSQENVTGVVRVRLYRGKVQVVGRQSPHSLYKEALATYGEGDVFDQKLADGFVRLWGLPYEQ
- the argH gene encoding argininosuccinate lyase; this translates as MSSKLWGGRFSKPADALFEQFSQSLSYDWKLAAYDIEGSMAHARMLAKCRLVTAAEGRKLVEGLKALAKALDQKRLEPDSACEDVHTAIHQALRSRVGKVADKLHTARSRNDQVNLDTRLYLKHELKEILVHAQNLQKALVSAARKSGDTVLPGYTHLQRAQPVLAAHHLLAYVEMLERDKGRLQDALKRVDVLPLGSGALAGTTLAIDREFMRKALGFAKLSENSMDAVSDRDFVLEVLADLSILGLHLSRFCEDGILWVSSEFGFAALDQAYCTGSSMMPQKQNPDSLELIRGMSGRLLGAFQSLAVTVKGLPLTYNRDLQWDKLPLFESVELSKNALQILAGVAKGLRWNREVLKEVCLDESLLATDVAEYLVSKGVAFADSHRVVGVLVSNSLEQGKSISSYSVKELQKFSRAFESDISKVLSVEGALRRRNQPGSTAPAKVRASLVRWEQRLRR
- the lysA gene encoding diaminopimelate decarboxylase codes for the protein MNEPNEQREQQDGGSEDLQKRRRRRGRRRWKNRGGSSSSGSPEESQPGALENQSSDEDPETPGGQEAEGQIQQGEVAVQEVQEETAETISPAVWEIPQDRPEGFGYRKGQLYCEAVAITPILERVGTPTYIYSYHLLMSRYQRFFEAFQELNPLICYSMKANGSLAVLKALTDTGAGLDIVSGGELYKAQRVGLEGDRIVFAGVGKTAAEIEEALHAKILLFNVESIEELQLINQVAGKMRVKASVSLRINPDVQPGTHNYMTTGKAGTKFGLDLQTVQDLFQYRDQYANIKFSGVHLHIGSQITQIQPFADALQKVVPLIQQCKEQGHPLEWVNLGGGLGIDYRDGAEGSPEELAQAVIPILKELGVKLILEPGRFIVGPAGVLAGKILYVKETPAKKFVITDIGMNDLMRPALYQAYHRITPVKQPPEEAMQLQIADVVGPVCETGDFVAQDREMAPVAAGDFLVVSEAGAYGFSMASNYNARLRPAEVFVIGDHYYIVREREEYPDLIKGESIPLELT
- a CDS encoding 4-hydroxy-tetrahydrodipicolinate synthase is translated as MFKGSLVALVTPFKNGEVDTNTLRKLVKWHIDQGTDGIVPCGTTGESATLSHEEHHLVISTVVEAAAGKVKVLAGTGSNNTAEAVELTQHAEKAGADGALLICPYYNKPSQEGLYRHFKAIAASVRFPLVPYNIPGRTSVNMLPQTLARLAEDFPNIWGVKEATGDLNQVSRTLEESKGRIQVLSGDDALTLPIMAIGGVGVISVIANLLPKETARLTHLCAQGKWEQAREQHYRLQPLIRSMFLETNPGPVKTAMGMMGLIDPELRLPMVAISGANQEALKKVLETYNLIGETCRKN